In Brachypodium distachyon strain Bd21 chromosome 2, Brachypodium_distachyon_v3.0, whole genome shotgun sequence, one genomic interval encodes:
- the LOC100821006 gene encoding uncharacterized protein LOC100821006, with protein MGGGGGGLREADGDDEGSGKEEALASSRLLDPGFKPSKLSQDRLDKFKELHKKRLQIKEKQKYKGKSRGSTERNTKVANDFKLTNKDTSVDNTTVDVQHTASTTEIQVDLAPSLPLRNKRKLHWGLDVKERWERKANM; from the exons atggggggaggaggaggaggcttaCGAGAAGCCGATGGAGACGACGAGGGGAGTGGTAAGGAGGAGGCGCTCGCATCAAGTAGGCTACTTGACCCGGGATTCAAGCCCTCAAAGCTTTCCCAGGACCGGCTCGACAAATTTAAG GAATTGCACAAGAAACGGTTACAAATAAAGGAAAAGCAAAAATACAAAGGAAAATCTAGAG GAAGCACTGAGAGGAATACCAAAGTAGCCAATGACTTTAAACTCACTAACAAGGATACATCGGTTGATAATACCACAGTAGATGTACAACATACTGCATCAACTACAGAAATCCAAGTG GATCTTGCACCATCGCTGCCTTTAAGGAACAAAAGGAAGTTACATTGGGG GCTTGATGTTAAGGAACGGTGGGAGAGAAAAGCGAACATGTGA
- the LOC104583318 gene encoding uncharacterized protein LOC104583318: MEEAEAELGEVFYLCSFNPSPVEAVTYFLPRLISGEPLPRGAEHLIHRVDIYNHEPKDLAAAFAPAPKAERTGDRFFFTLSKRQKGSRTRTARVAGAGTWTIQKTRDVNDESGLKVGERRSLCFRKGKASTSWVMEEYRCLRPDAIVDDGEMVFCKIHLSSKPRPEAQQESAAYLRRHQELAKNQPPMPVAKRPAPCAADPPSPKRARVASLTPAVAESDGGDSNAFASLLEEDMLGAVSSQDEIAPINIDDYIDRFTCSIHEFLGGATDPEEAATLPADEPENDFDNSMASDEEFNFDIPLLSNSSMVFNLNGEDSFNLLDNDLYDYKLQTDDGEQQQAGLTSDDESWAMTAEDEGFMRLMGSYTPWPTMFTLDQLEGHNEFFSYVE; encoded by the coding sequence ATggaggaggcagaggcagagctCGGCGAGGTCTTCTACCTCTGCAGCTTCAACCCTAGCCCGGTGGAGGCCGTCACCTACTTCTTGCCGCGGCTCATCTCCGGCGAGCCGCTGCCCCGTGGCGCCGAGCATCTCATCCACCGCGTCGACATCTACAACCACGAGCCCAAAGACCTCGCCGCGGCCTTCGCCCCCGCGCCCAAGGCCGAGCGCACCGGCGACCGCTTCTTCTTCACGCTCTCCAAACGCCAGAAAGGGAGCCGCACCAGGACAGCgcgcgtcgccggcgccggcacctgGACCATCCAGAAGACAAGGGACGTCAACGATGAGTCCGGTCTGAAGGTGGGCGAGAGGAGGAGCCTCTGCTTCAGGAAGGGCAAGGCGTCCACCAGCTGGGTCATGGAGGAGTACCGGTGCTTGCGGCCAGACGCTATAGTGGACGACGGGGAGATGGTGTTCTGCAAGATCCATCTTTCATCCAAGCCGCGTCCCGAAGCTCAACAAGAGTCCGCCGCATATCTCCGTCGTCATCAAGAACTCGCCAAGAATCAGCCGCCAATGCCGGTAGCAAAGAGGCCGGCGCCGTGTGCCGCCGATCCGCCGAGCCCAAAACGTGCGCGGGTTGCTTCCCTGACCCCTGCCGTGGCTGAATCTGACGGCGGCGACAGCAACGCGTTCGCGAGCTTGCTGGAGGAGGACATGCTTGGTGCCGTCAGCTCCCAAGACGAGATCGCCCCTATCAACATCGACGACTACATAGACAGGTTTACTTGCTCGATTCACGAATTTCTCGGTGGAGCAACTGAtccggaggaggccgccacgCTTCCGGCCGACGAACCAGAGAACGATTTTGACAACAGCATGGCGAGCGATGAGGAGTTCAACTTTGACATTCCACTACTGAGCAACTCGAGCATGGTGTTCAACCTAAACGGTGAGGACAGCTTCAACCTGCTGGACAACGACCTCTACGACTACAAGCTTCAGACCGATGATGGAGAGCAACAGCAGGCCGGCTTGACGAGTGACGACGAGTCGTGGGCCATGACGGCAGAAGACGAAGGATTCATGCGGCTCATGGGGAGCTACACGCCATGGCCGACGATGTTCACTCTGGATCAGCTCGAGGGCCACAACGAGTTCTTCTCCTACGTTGAATGA
- the LOC100821307 gene encoding alpha/beta hydrolase domain-containing protein 17B yields the protein MGGVTSTIAARFAFFPPTPPSYTVVADAATGRLLIPEISRAPARRRRRDGGGDSSSGAAQEEDGTEVVRLRTRRGNEIVGVYVRNARASATLLYSHGNAADLGQMYGLFVELSRRLRVNIFGYDYAGYGRSTGKPTEYNTYADIEAAYNCLKEKYGVADEDIILYGQSVGSGPTIDLASQLPNLRAVVLHSPILSGLRVLYPVKKTFWFDIYKNVDKIGLVNCPVLVIHGTSDDVVDCSHGKQLWELCKVKHSPLWLSGGGHCNLELYPDYIRHLKKFVSSLGKKSAKHDLKEASAKDDSSSKDAEPASSDKPREVAKCRQISRKSLDSRVGKSKTVDVPEKPRMSSDDVDKFRRRRCLVW from the exons ATGGGCGGGGTGACGTCCACCATCGCCGCGCGCTTCGCCTTCTTCCCACCCACGCCGCCGTCCTACACCgtcgtcgccgacgccgccaccggccgccTCCTAATCCCCGAGATCTCTCGggcccccgcgcgccgccgtaGGCGGGATGGCGGCGGGGACTCCTCGTCCGGCGCCGcccaggaggaggacggcacGGAGGTGGTGCGTCTCCGCACGCGCCGCGGGAACGAGATCGTGGGGGTGTACGTGCGCAACGCGCGGGCCTCCGCCACGCTGCTCTACTCCCACGGCAACGCCGCGGACCTCGGGCAGATGTACGGACTCTTCGTCGAGCTCAGCCGTCGGCTCCGCGTCAACATCTTCGG GTATGATTATGCTGGTTATGGAAGGTCTACAGGGAAA CCCACTGAGTATAATACATATGCAGACATTGAAGCAGCATATAACTGCCTCAAGGAAAAATATGGTGTGGCAGATGAGGATATAATCCTATATGGTCAGTCTGTTGGAAGTGGCCCAACCATTGATCTCGCTTCACAGTTGCCGAACTTGCGAGCTGTAGTTTTGCACAGTCCCATTTTATCGGGACTAAGAGTGCTATATCCAGTTAAAAAGACATTTTGGTTTGACATTTACAAG AATGTGGACAAAATCGGCTTGGTAAATTGTCCAGTTCTTGTCATTCAT GGTACATCAGACGATGTTGTTGATTGCTCCCATGGGAAACAGCTATGGGAGCTTTGCAAGGTGAAACATTCACCTTTGTGGCTAAGTGGTGGTGGGCACTGCAATCTCGAATTGTATCCTGACTACATCAGACACTTGAAGAAATTTGTGTCGAGCCTTGGCAAGAAATCAGCAAAACATGACCTAAAAGAGGCATCTGCAAAGGATGACAGTTCTAGTAAAGATGCAGAGCCTGCATCTTCTGACAAGCCTCGAGAGGTTGCGAAGTGCCGACAGATCTCGCGGAAGAGCTTAGATAGTCGAGTCGGGAAATCCAAAACAGTGGATGTTCCTGAAAAGCCACGGATGAGCTCAGATGATGTTGACAAATTCAGGAGGAGAAGATGCTTGGTTTGGTGA
- the LOC100836861 gene encoding LEAF RUST 10 DISEASE-RESISTANCE LOCUS RECEPTOR-LIKE PROTEIN KINASE-like 1.2 isoform X1 — MGYPTCLLVPLFLFVHASASLLPLTTYNESTCSESFNCGSVDIKYPFYLSNATGRNQEDYTTYSCGYTDLKIFCHGDGDTKTPILRLGEANYTIQNIFYDNRSMTLVDTDALSGKCPLVRHNVTMDPEWLNYTDSLDSLKFFFGCAPRPDVEDHQIDCKGFSPPAGSGNGVSFVFTSEEDKLSRENLLAEHCNKIVLVPVHEDGLMRSGSVRLPLDYGAVVKEGFELAWKQSTQQPCHACEQSSGRCAYGESKEYLGCVCSGGKIGVPDCYNSGNSRTGSTASASRKKINKINIAAIAGGAAAGVGALLIAGVIAVFFIRKRKQRKVTSSSKLLKYSGSGGTPTRSRGSDMESGSVQDMGNRFSYEELEEATDSFNEKREIGDGGFGTVYKGYLADGRVVAVKRLYNNSYRRVEQFVNEAAILARLRHPNLVMFYGCTSKESRELLLVYEFVQNGTVADHLHGHRAAERALPWPLRLNIAVESAAALTYLHAIEPPIVHRDVKTNNILLDADFHVKVADFGLSRLFPLDATHVSTAPQGTPGYVDPEYHQCYQLTDKSDVYSFGVVLVELISSKPAVDITRQRNEINLAGMAINRIQKCQLEELVDLELGYESDPATRKMMTMVAELAFRCLQQNGEMRPPIKEVLDVLRGIQEGCVVEKDGKDKKDLVAPFSPNTVHAPWDSRTTTPNTSQ; from the exons ATGGGTTACCCAACATGCTTGCTCgtccccctcttcctcttcgtccatgcctccgcctcccttcTTCCGCTCACAACATACAACGAGTCCACCTGCTCCGAATCATTCAATTGTGGCAGCGTTGACATCAAATACCCATTTTATCTGTCAAACGCAACTGGAAGAAACCAAGAAGATTACACAACCTATTCGTGCGGCTACACCGATTTGAAGATCTTCTGCCATGGCGATGGGGATACCAAGACCCCGATCCTTCGGCTCGGCGAAGCCAACTACACCATCCAGAACATCTTCTACGACAATCGCTCCATGACTCTCGTGGACACTGACGCCCTTAGCGGCAAGTGCCCCTTAGTCCGCCACAACGTTACGATGGACCCGGAGTGGCTGAACTACACCGACTCCTTGGACAGTCTCAAATTCTTCTTCGGCTGCGCTCCCCGGCCCGACGTAGAAGATCACCAGATCGACTGCAAAGGTTTCAGTCCGCCTGCAGGCAGTGGAAACGGTGTTTCCTTCGTGTTCACCTCTGAAGAAGACAAGCTTTCTCGAGAGAACCTATTGGCTGAGCACTGCAACAAGATTGTCTTGGTGCCGGTGCATGAAGATGGTCTGATGAGAAGTGGTTCGGTGAGGTTGCCGTTGGATTACGGTGCCGTGGTTAAGGAAGGGTTCGAGCTGGCATGGAAGCAGAGCACGCAGCAGCCATGCCACGCGTGTGAGCAGTCTTCCGGACGGTGCGCCTACGGCGAGAGCAAGGAATACCTTGGTTGCGTGTGCTCCGGCGGGAAGATTGGGGTTCCGGATTGCTACAACAGTGGCAACAGCAGAACTGGAAGCACCGCGTCTGCATCAA GAAAGAAGATAAACAAGATAAACATAGCAGCAATAGCAG GTGGTGCGGCAGCCGGTGTCGGTGCGCTGCTTATTGCTGGCGTGATAGCCGTTTTCTTCATCCGCAAGAGAAAGCAGAGGAAGGTGACCTCGTCTTCAAAGCTCCTCAAGTACAGCGGCTCTGGCGGGACCCCTACACGTTCCAGGGGCAGCGACATGGAGTCCGGCAGCGTCCAGGACATGGGCAACCGATTCAGCTACGAGGAGCTCGAGGAGGCAACCGATTCCTTCAACGAAAAGAGAGAgatcggcgacggcggctTTGGCACCGTCTACAAAG GATACCTGGCAGACGGGCGAGTGGTGGCGGTGAAGCGGCTGTACAACAACAGCTACCGGCGCGTggagcagttcgtgaacgaGGCGGCCATCCTGGCCCGGCTGCGCCACCCGAACCTGGTCATGTTCTACGGCTGCACCTCAAAGGAGAGccgcgagctcctcctggTCTACGAGTTCGTCCAGAATGGCACGGTGGCCGACCACCTCCACGGCCACCGCGCGGCAGAGCGTGCCCTCCCGTGGCCGCTCCGTCTCAACATCGCCGTTGAGTCCGCCGCCGCACTCACATACCTCCATGCCATCGAGCCGCCCATCGTGCACCGTGATGTCAAGACCAACAAcatcctcctcgacgccgacTTCCATGTGAAGGTCGCCGACTTTGGCCTTTCCCGCCTCTTCCCCCTCGACGCCACACACGTCTCGACCGCTCCCCAGGGCACCCCAGG GTATGTGGATCCAGAGTATCACCAGTGCTACCAGCTCACCGACAAGagcgacgtgtacagcttcgggGTCGTCCTCGTGGAGCTCATCTCATCGAAGCCGGCTGTAGACATCACCCGTCAGCGCAACGAGATCAACCTGGCCGGCATGGCCATCAACAGGATCCAGAAGTGCCAGCTCGAGGAGCTCGTGGACCTCGAGCTTGGCTACGAGTCCGATCCAGCgacgaggaagatgatgaCTATGGTGGCCGAGCTGGCGTTCCGGTGCCTCCAGCAGAACGGCGAGATGCGCCCGCCGATCAAGGAAGTGCTCGATGTGCTCAGGGGCATACAGGAGGGATGCGTGGTGGAGAAAGACGGCAAAGACAAGAAGGACCTCGTTGCGCCCTTCTCTCCTAACACGGTTCATGCTCCGTGGGACAGCAGGACCACTACTCCTAACACTAGCCAGTGA
- the LOC100836861 gene encoding LEAF RUST 10 DISEASE-RESISTANCE LOCUS RECEPTOR-LIKE PROTEIN KINASE-like 1.2 isoform X2: protein MRAATGQGLPVALISLPASVETRKALTTYKRRGEQRRRTKLLTPLAMPPLLICHRLLLILLLSVAASHGDSSNDAYDSSMCLDQPYTCGGVKISYPFYLAEETKELKGYDNSYCGYPGLGIVCDGGKPTLQLDGPAKYTITSINGTIPTVSLTDPKVLGGGTDTCPRPIVGGNVTLSQGSWLFFPDSTVDYLVFLIDCSFGSGFPRPSNIDPISCQGFGGGPGLSFVLPDDEVPARNWSHACRQVIQLPVNKNIPVDHTDYRWRNSEYGKLLREGFQLGLNDSVKPQACIRCEQSNGKCGYSQGMDFIDCLCPDGRMHSDNCVKGAGKKINKINIAAIAGGAAAGVGALLIAGVIAVFFIRKRKQRKVTSSSKLLKYSGSGGTPTRSRGSDMESGSVQDMGNRFSYEELEEATDSFNEKREIGDGGFGTVYKGYLADGRVVAVKRLYNNSYRRVEQFVNEAAILARLRHPNLVMFYGCTSKESRELLLVYEFVQNGTVADHLHGHRAAERALPWPLRLNIAVESAAALTYLHAIEPPIVHRDVKTNNILLDADFHVKVADFGLSRLFPLDATHVSTAPQGTPGYVDPEYHQCYQLTDKSDVYSFGVVLVELISSKPAVDITRQRNEINLAGMAINRIQKCQLEELVDLELGYESDPATRKMMTMVAELAFRCLQQNGEMRPPIKEVLDVLRGIQEGCVVEKDGKDKKDLVAPFSPNTVHAPWDSRTTTPNTSQ, encoded by the exons ATGCGTGCCGCAACTGGTCAAGGCCTTCCTGTCGCTCTCATCAGCCTGCCAGCCTCTGTAGAAACTCGCAAGGCCCTCACGACTTATAAACGGAGAGGCGAGCAGCGGCGACGAACAAAGCTCCTGACTCCATTAGCCATGCCTCCTCTCCTGATATGTCACCGGCTGCTGctgatcctcctcctctcggtTGCCGCCTCCCATGGCGATTCATCTAACGATGCCTACGACTCCTCCATGTGCCTGGATCAGCCATACACCTGCGGAGGCGTGAAAATCAGCTACCCGTTCTATCTCGCTGAGGAGACAAAAGAACTCAAGGGCTACGACAACTCCTACTGCGGCTACCCTGGCCTGGGGATCGTCTGCGACGGCGGCAAGCCCACCCTGCAACTCGACGGCCCCGCAAAGTACACGATCACAAGCATCAATGGCACGATCCCGACCGTCTCTCTAACTGATCCCAAGGttctcggcggcggcaccgaCACCTGCCCAAGACCAATAGTCGGTGGTAACGTGACCCTTTCACAGGGATCATGGCTTTTCTTTCCTGACAGCACGGTCGATTACCTCGTCTTCTTGATCGATTGCTCGTTCGGCTCTGGCTTCCCGCGACCAAGTAACATCGACCCCATCAGCTGCCAAGGATTTGGCGGGGGCCCTGGACTGTCGTTCGTGCTTCCGGATGATGAAGTGCCCGCCAGGAACTGGTCGCACGCGTGCAGGCAAGTCATACAGCTGCCTGTGAACAAAAATATCCCGGTCGACCATACTGATTATAGATGGAGAAACAGTGAATATGGCAAGCTTCTTCGTGAGGGATTTCAATTGGGACTGAATGACAGCGTGAAGCCCCAGGCATGTATCCGGTGCGAGCAATCCAATGGAAAGTGCGGTTACAGCCAGGGCATGGATTTCATCGATTGCTTGTGCCCTGACGGGCGAATGCACTCCGATAATTGTGTCAAGGGCGCCG GAAAGAAGATAAACAAGATAAACATAGCAGCAATAGCAG GTGGTGCGGCAGCCGGTGTCGGTGCGCTGCTTATTGCTGGCGTGATAGCCGTTTTCTTCATCCGCAAGAGAAAGCAGAGGAAGGTGACCTCGTCTTCAAAGCTCCTCAAGTACAGCGGCTCTGGCGGGACCCCTACACGTTCCAGGGGCAGCGACATGGAGTCCGGCAGCGTCCAGGACATGGGCAACCGATTCAGCTACGAGGAGCTCGAGGAGGCAACCGATTCCTTCAACGAAAAGAGAGAgatcggcgacggcggctTTGGCACCGTCTACAAAG GATACCTGGCAGACGGGCGAGTGGTGGCGGTGAAGCGGCTGTACAACAACAGCTACCGGCGCGTggagcagttcgtgaacgaGGCGGCCATCCTGGCCCGGCTGCGCCACCCGAACCTGGTCATGTTCTACGGCTGCACCTCAAAGGAGAGccgcgagctcctcctggTCTACGAGTTCGTCCAGAATGGCACGGTGGCCGACCACCTCCACGGCCACCGCGCGGCAGAGCGTGCCCTCCCGTGGCCGCTCCGTCTCAACATCGCCGTTGAGTCCGCCGCCGCACTCACATACCTCCATGCCATCGAGCCGCCCATCGTGCACCGTGATGTCAAGACCAACAAcatcctcctcgacgccgacTTCCATGTGAAGGTCGCCGACTTTGGCCTTTCCCGCCTCTTCCCCCTCGACGCCACACACGTCTCGACCGCTCCCCAGGGCACCCCAGG GTATGTGGATCCAGAGTATCACCAGTGCTACCAGCTCACCGACAAGagcgacgtgtacagcttcgggGTCGTCCTCGTGGAGCTCATCTCATCGAAGCCGGCTGTAGACATCACCCGTCAGCGCAACGAGATCAACCTGGCCGGCATGGCCATCAACAGGATCCAGAAGTGCCAGCTCGAGGAGCTCGTGGACCTCGAGCTTGGCTACGAGTCCGATCCAGCgacgaggaagatgatgaCTATGGTGGCCGAGCTGGCGTTCCGGTGCCTCCAGCAGAACGGCGAGATGCGCCCGCCGATCAAGGAAGTGCTCGATGTGCTCAGGGGCATACAGGAGGGATGCGTGGTGGAGAAAGACGGCAAAGACAAGAAGGACCTCGTTGCGCCCTTCTCTCCTAACACGGTTCATGCTCCGTGGGACAGCAGGACCACTACTCCTAACACTAGCCAGTGA
- the LOC100836861 gene encoding LEAF RUST 10 DISEASE-RESISTANCE LOCUS RECEPTOR-LIKE PROTEIN KINASE-like 1.2 isoform X3, producing MTLLCLIILLVLSPVASHGDDTYNSRRTPTCQLEPSVCGDLSIKYPFYLYNETEKAPPPEHSYCGYPGLAILCDDDGKPTLRLDRDDYTVSSIDYASLTVSLADADILDGGEACPKAGHNVTIPKAFHLPTSTIAYLFFFTGCAFAPDAEFLPEPKPARKPPSIKPITCAGSSGEAEPTMSFVLPEREVPPKPKGWWQACQSVYRAPVLSDAVPEGAAQDPGWREGGYAKALRGGFQVSWERIGSGPCARCERFDGRCGYNGTGEFLGCFCGGNGALVDADGCSKVSGSAATRSGKKINKINIAAIAGGAAAGVGALLIAGVIAVFFIRKRKQRKVTSSSKLLKYSGSGGTPTRSRGSDMESGSVQDMGNRFSYEELEEATDSFNEKREIGDGGFGTVYKGYLADGRVVAVKRLYNNSYRRVEQFVNEAAILARLRHPNLVMFYGCTSKESRELLLVYEFVQNGTVADHLHGHRAAERALPWPLRLNIAVESAAALTYLHAIEPPIVHRDVKTNNILLDADFHVKVADFGLSRLFPLDATHVSTAPQGTPGYVDPEYHQCYQLTDKSDVYSFGVVLVELISSKPAVDITRQRNEINLAGMAINRIQKCQLEELVDLELGYESDPATRKMMTMVAELAFRCLQQNGEMRPPIKEVLDVLRGIQEGCVVEKDGKDKKDLVAPFSPNTVHAPWDSRTTTPNTSQ from the exons ATGACTCTCCTCTGCCTCATCATCCTGCTCGTGCTCTCCCCGGTCGCTTCCCATGGCGACGACACTTACAACAGCCGCCGCACCCCAACGTGCCAGCTCGAGCCTTCCGTCTGCGGCGATCTCAGCATCAAGTACCCGTTCTACCTCTACAACGAGACAGAGAAGGCGCCCCCTCCGGAGCACTCCTACTGCGGCTACCCGGGCCTGGCCATCCtctgcgacgacgacggcaagCCCACGCTCCGCCTCGACCGCGACGACTACACGGTCTCCTCCATCGACTACGCCAGCCTCACCGTCtccctcgccgacgccgacatCCTCGACGGTGGCGAAGCCTGCCCTAAAGCCGGCCACAACGTCACCATCCCCAAGGCCTTCCATCTGCCCACTTCCACCATCGCctacctcttcttcttcaccggCTGCGCATTCGCGCCGGACGCCGAGTTCCTTCCGGAGCCCAAGCCGGCGCGCAAGCCGCCGAGTATCAAGCCGATCACCTGCGCCGGGAGCTCTGGCGAAGCAGAGCCTACCATGTCCTTCGTGCTGCCGGAGCGCGAGGTTCCGCCGAAGCCCAAAGGATGGTGGCAGGCGTGCCAGTCGGTGTACAGGGCGCCCGTGCTCAGTGACGCCGTCCCGGAAGGCGCAGCGCAGGACCCCGGGTGGAGGGAAGGCGGGTACGCCAAGGCGCTCCGCGGGGGGTTCCAGGTGAGCTGGGAAAGGATCGGCTCCGGACCCTGCGCCCGGTGCGAGAGATTCGATGGGAGGTGCGGATACAACGGCACCGGCGAGTTCTTGGGCTGCTTCTGCGGCGGTAATGGCGCCCTGGTGGACGCCGACGGCTGCAGCAAGGTCTCAGGCTCCGCCGCGACACGGTCCG GAAAGAAGATAAACAAGATAAACATAGCAGCAATAGCAG GTGGTGCGGCAGCCGGTGTCGGTGCGCTGCTTATTGCTGGCGTGATAGCCGTTTTCTTCATCCGCAAGAGAAAGCAGAGGAAGGTGACCTCGTCTTCAAAGCTCCTCAAGTACAGCGGCTCTGGCGGGACCCCTACACGTTCCAGGGGCAGCGACATGGAGTCCGGCAGCGTCCAGGACATGGGCAACCGATTCAGCTACGAGGAGCTCGAGGAGGCAACCGATTCCTTCAACGAAAAGAGAGAgatcggcgacggcggctTTGGCACCGTCTACAAAG GATACCTGGCAGACGGGCGAGTGGTGGCGGTGAAGCGGCTGTACAACAACAGCTACCGGCGCGTggagcagttcgtgaacgaGGCGGCCATCCTGGCCCGGCTGCGCCACCCGAACCTGGTCATGTTCTACGGCTGCACCTCAAAGGAGAGccgcgagctcctcctggTCTACGAGTTCGTCCAGAATGGCACGGTGGCCGACCACCTCCACGGCCACCGCGCGGCAGAGCGTGCCCTCCCGTGGCCGCTCCGTCTCAACATCGCCGTTGAGTCCGCCGCCGCACTCACATACCTCCATGCCATCGAGCCGCCCATCGTGCACCGTGATGTCAAGACCAACAAcatcctcctcgacgccgacTTCCATGTGAAGGTCGCCGACTTTGGCCTTTCCCGCCTCTTCCCCCTCGACGCCACACACGTCTCGACCGCTCCCCAGGGCACCCCAGG GTATGTGGATCCAGAGTATCACCAGTGCTACCAGCTCACCGACAAGagcgacgtgtacagcttcgggGTCGTCCTCGTGGAGCTCATCTCATCGAAGCCGGCTGTAGACATCACCCGTCAGCGCAACGAGATCAACCTGGCCGGCATGGCCATCAACAGGATCCAGAAGTGCCAGCTCGAGGAGCTCGTGGACCTCGAGCTTGGCTACGAGTCCGATCCAGCgacgaggaagatgatgaCTATGGTGGCCGAGCTGGCGTTCCGGTGCCTCCAGCAGAACGGCGAGATGCGCCCGCCGATCAAGGAAGTGCTCGATGTGCTCAGGGGCATACAGGAGGGATGCGTGGTGGAGAAAGACGGCAAAGACAAGAAGGACCTCGTTGCGCCCTTCTCTCCTAACACGGTTCATGCTCCGTGGGACAGCAGGACCACTACTCCTAACACTAGCCAGTGA
- the LOC100821607 gene encoding LEAF RUST 10 DISEASE-RESISTANCE LOCUS RECEPTOR-LIKE PROTEIN KINASE-like 1.2 produces the protein MAPLLLLPVLLLFATAADGYPSACRNATCGEQTIAYPFWLNSSSSASPSSCGYPGLGLACENNTTLIFLAQSHRYRVSSIDYDTHTISLADADAFTTTTGCPLLDFNLTIDTISALQLSHADSNITFFYDCKKNASWTSAVELSSCPAAYNKSSYVFQGDGYAGEAYEFECQAAVVAPVLEVHKKGLADFPLATRYVDVLKAGFELNYSPNSDQCGRCERSSGWCGYRDNQTHGGIGFSCFCDGGPTTDHCGTCVVCLPSSRVNCFGAPASMFRCKFLING, from the coding sequence aTGGCacctctgctcctcctccccgttcTGCTCCTCTTCGCCACGGCCGCCGACGGCTACCCATCCGCCTGCAGGAACGCCACATGTGGCGAACAGACCATCGCCTACCCGTTCTGGCTCAACTCCTCGTCTTCAGCTTCACCCTCCAGCTGCGGCTACCCAGGCCTCGGCCTTGCCTGCGAGAACAACACCACTCTGATTTTCCTCGCCCAATCCCACCGGTACAGAGTCTCGAGCATCGACTACGACACGCACACCATCtccctcgccgacgccgacgccttCACCACCACGACCGGCTGCCCGCTCCTCGACTTCAACCTCACAATCGACACCATCTCCGCGCTTCAGCTCTCGCACGCGGACTCCAACATCACCTTCTTTTACGACTGCAAGAAGAACGCCTCCTGGACATCTGCCGTGGAATTAAGTAGCTGCCCAGCAGCATATAACAAGAGTTCCTACGTGTTCCAGGGTGATGGTTACGCGGGTGAAGCGTACGAGTTCGAGTGCCAGGCGGCGGTGGTAGCGCCGGTGCTGGAGGTTCATAAGAAGGGCTTGGCGGATTTTCCTCTGGCCACAAGATATGTTGATGTGCTCAAGGCTGGGTTCGAACTGAACTACAGCCCGAACTCCGATCAGTGCGGCAGATGCGAGCGATCCAGCGGATGGTGCGGCTACCGGGACAACCAGACGCACGGCGGGATCGGCTTCAGCTGTTTCTGCGATGGTGGCCCGACCACGGATCATTGCGGGACGTGTGTCGTGTGCCTGCCCTCCTCCCGTGTGAACTGCTTCGGTGCACCCGCTTCAATGTTTAGATGCAAATTTTTAATCAACGGTTAA